A region of Nostoc edaphicum CCNP1411 DNA encodes the following proteins:
- a CDS encoding helix-turn-helix domain-containing protein, giving the protein MDSNYLLNGIDSYNVNIAINTAILTSFEKFLLQSQPLLSHVFRFIETNYHNSISLREVAEAVSRSPAYLTDLVRRETGKTVLCWIVERRMVEARRLLIETDQSVEQIAEAVGYLDRRHFGRQFLRLHNTTPQTWRRSHRSKSIPCWQRVPQKASSSELINQETTTVSFAEAQRLQACIQEIAAIFNRSTVANEVLMLKSENGSVAKIDNGSIQITLVSTC; this is encoded by the coding sequence ATGGACTCTAATTACTTATTAAATGGCATTGATTCTTATAACGTTAACATCGCTATTAATACGGCGATACTGACAAGTTTTGAAAAGTTCTTGCTTCAGTCCCAACCTTTGTTAAGCCATGTTTTTCGATTTATTGAGACAAATTATCATAATTCAATTAGTCTTAGAGAGGTGGCTGAGGCGGTCAGTCGGTCCCCTGCGTACCTCACCGACCTTGTACGGCGAGAGACTGGAAAAACCGTTCTCTGTTGGATTGTTGAGCGTCGTATGGTAGAGGCACGCCGTCTGCTCATCGAAACAGACCAGTCGGTAGAGCAGATTGCTGAAGCTGTGGGCTATCTAGATAGACGCCATTTCGGTCGCCAATTTCTCCGGCTCCACAATACAACCCCGCAAACATGGCGAAGGTCGCATCGGAGTAAGAGCATCCCATGTTGGCAAAGAGTCCCACAAAAGGCAAGCTCAAGCGAATTAATCAACCAGGAAACCACAACTGTGAGTTTTGCAGAAGCTCAACGGTTGCAAGCCTGTATCCAAGAGATTGCTGCGATTTTTAATAGGAGTACTGTTGCTAATGAAGTACTTATGTTAAAAAGTGAAAATGGTTCTGTTGCAAAAATAGACAATGGTTCGATACAAATTACCTTAGTATCAACTTGCTAA
- a CDS encoding SMP-30/gluconolactonase/LRE family protein produces the protein MSYAASAIADGSGAANLSNTTLPPADVIKPIEVLRSQKYSEGIVIDREGNLYFSQTKAGTITVLPPNATPRLWAKVEGANGHKIMSEGFHIVAAKNSVVKLDANGQIVKVVAREFNGKPLQYPNDITIDKQGGFYFTDSGNSNSQTPNGAVYYVSATEKISQVAKGLAFVNGIVLTPDSKRLFVAESNKNRILEYNVLSPGKVKSQKVFAELPVKQGKQIDNQPDGMCIDAQGNLYVAHYGMGQVQVLNPKGQLLRRYSSGNLTTSNCAFGGSDMKHLFVTGGVQTEEGQGGIFRLDLGVRGLDIRPRSQGTTSIKRDS, from the coding sequence TTGTCCTATGCAGCAAGCGCGATCGCAGATGGGTCTGGTGCAGCTAATTTGTCTAATACAACACTGCCACCAGCGGATGTTATCAAGCCAATAGAGGTTTTAAGAAGCCAAAAATACTCTGAAGGAATTGTCATAGACCGTGAAGGCAACCTCTACTTCTCTCAAACCAAAGCCGGAACCATTACAGTTTTACCTCCCAATGCTACTCCTCGACTTTGGGCTAAAGTTGAAGGTGCTAACGGACACAAGATTATGTCCGAAGGTTTTCATATTGTCGCAGCCAAAAACTCGGTTGTAAAACTAGATGCCAATGGTCAGATCGTAAAAGTGGTTGCAAGGGAATTTAACGGCAAGCCTCTACAGTATCCCAACGACATCACCATTGATAAACAAGGAGGATTTTACTTTACTGACTCCGGCAACTCAAATTCCCAGACCCCGAATGGCGCGGTTTACTACGTGTCTGCAACAGAGAAAATTAGTCAGGTTGCTAAAGGATTAGCCTTCGTCAATGGCATTGTCCTCACCCCAGATAGCAAGCGCCTCTTTGTTGCCGAGAGCAATAAAAATCGAATTTTGGAGTACAACGTGTTGTCGCCAGGAAAGGTAAAATCTCAGAAAGTGTTTGCTGAACTCCCTGTCAAACAGGGAAAACAAATCGACAATCAGCCTGATGGGATGTGCATAGACGCACAGGGAAATCTTTACGTGGCTCACTATGGCATGGGTCAAGTGCAAGTACTCAACCCTAAAGGGCAACTGCTCCGTCGATATTCCAGCGGCAACCTCACTACCAGCAACTGTGCCTTTGGCGGTTCAGATATGAAGCATCTGTTCGTCACAGGTGGCGTGCAAACGGAAGAAGGTCAGGGAGGAATCTTCCGTTTAGACTTGGGCGTGCGTGGGTTGGACATTCGCCCCAGAAGTCAAGGTACTACTTCTATTAAGAGAGACAGTTAA
- a CDS encoding MIP/aquaporin family protein, whose protein sequence is MDSFTNWRQLHWSEYGAELLGTTFNLFVGFSAIVFNFGKGLPMEGLIPNQSMRLLITGLVFAGSGSCFAISPLGKLSGSHLNPCVSLAFWAQGKMHQHDIIGYIIAQFIGGIIAATAVVVIWGNYATSVGNAMTLPGNGYPLWYVFLAEVTMTFLLVLSIFIFLSSHRLMRWTPLMTWILIATMVWLEAPISGTSLSPARSIGPALVSWSWKYQWLYFIAPPIGAMLAVATFRLLAMGEREILTGKLFHVPNYRCIFKNVKVPHSLN, encoded by the coding sequence ATGGATAGTTTCACAAATTGGAGACAATTGCATTGGTCTGAATACGGTGCAGAACTTCTCGGAACTACATTTAATCTTTTTGTGGGATTTAGCGCAATTGTCTTCAATTTTGGCAAGGGCTTGCCGATGGAGGGTCTTATACCTAATCAAAGTATGCGTTTGTTGATTACGGGATTGGTATTTGCTGGGAGTGGGTCATGTTTTGCAATTTCGCCACTGGGGAAACTGAGTGGATCTCACCTCAACCCCTGTGTATCACTGGCATTCTGGGCACAAGGCAAGATGCATCAGCATGACATTATTGGGTACATTATTGCACAGTTTATCGGTGGAATTATCGCTGCTACAGCAGTGGTGGTTATCTGGGGAAACTACGCTACTAGTGTCGGGAATGCTATGACTTTACCTGGTAATGGTTACCCCCTCTGGTATGTATTCCTTGCTGAAGTTACCATGACCTTTCTGCTGGTGTTGTCTATCTTTATCTTTTTAAGTAGTCATCGGCTAATGCGCTGGACACCTTTGATGACGTGGATTCTAATAGCAACAATGGTATGGTTGGAAGCACCCATATCTGGTACGAGTCTGAGTCCTGCACGCAGCATTGGGCCTGCTTTAGTTTCATGGTCTTGGAAATACCAGTGGCTTTACTTCATTGCTCCACCAATAGGGGCAATGCTTGCTGTAGCCACCTTCCGACTCCTTGCTATGGGTGAGCGGGAAATTTTGACAGGCAAACTTTTTCACGTTCCTAATTATCGTTGTATTTTCAAAAATGTCAAAGTCCCACATAGTCTTAATTAA
- a CDS encoding glucose 1-dehydrogenase, whose amino-acid sequence MKLEGKVALVTGSSQGIGQAIAVRLAQEGADIIIDYRSHQEGAQETLSKVESTGRSGLIVKADLGVVSEVRQLIQSGIQHFGKLDILVNNAGIEKNASFWDVTEADYDAVLNVNLKGVFFATQTFVQHLIETKRTGKIINISSVHEELPFPHFTSYCASKGGVKMMTRNLAIELGPLGITINNVAPGAIETPINTRLLNDPEKLGALLKNIPLGRLGQSQDVASLVSFLASPDADYVTGSTFFVDGGLLWNYQEQ is encoded by the coding sequence ATGAAACTTGAAGGTAAAGTAGCTTTGGTAACTGGCAGCAGCCAAGGAATTGGTCAAGCTATTGCAGTGCGCCTTGCTCAAGAAGGTGCAGATATCATAATTGACTACCGCAGTCATCAAGAAGGTGCCCAAGAAACTCTATCTAAAGTAGAATCCACCGGACGCTCTGGCTTAATTGTTAAAGCAGACTTGGGTGTAGTAAGTGAAGTTCGCCAGTTGATTCAATCGGGCATCCAACACTTCGGCAAGTTAGATATTTTAGTCAATAACGCTGGCATTGAGAAGAACGCCTCTTTTTGGGACGTAACAGAAGCAGATTATGATGCAGTGCTTAATGTCAACCTCAAAGGTGTGTTTTTTGCAACTCAAACCTTTGTTCAACATCTGATTGAGACTAAACGGACTGGAAAAATTATCAACATCAGCTCGGTGCATGAGGAACTCCCGTTCCCACATTTCACTTCTTACTGTGCGAGCAAAGGTGGCGTCAAAATGATGACGCGTAACTTGGCTATTGAGCTTGGGCCTCTTGGAATTACAATCAACAACGTGGCACCGGGAGCAATTGAGACGCCCATAAACACTCGTCTTTTAAACGACCCCGAAAAATTAGGCGCTCTGCTCAAGAATATCCCACTGGGCCGCCTGGGTCAGTCGCAGGATGTGGCTTCCCTAGTCTCTTTCCTAGCCTCACCTGATGCTGACTACGTAACAGGCTCGACTTTCTTTGTTGATGGGGGGCTGCTCTGGAACTATCAAGAGCAATAA